One region of Thunnus thynnus chromosome 14, fThuThy2.1, whole genome shotgun sequence genomic DNA includes:
- the si:dkey-174i8.1 gene encoding arylsulfatase I — MKGGICSVFFLVTRVIVLSGLGCLGELESTDDSVGTGKTREPRPPHLIFIMVDDQGYGDIGYHGSDIHTPVLDQLAAEGVKLENYYVQPICSPSRSQLMTGRYQIHTGLQHSIIRPRQPLCLPPDIPTLPERLIEAGYATHMVGKWHLGFCRPSCLPTGRGFQSFLGTLTGSGDHFSYQSCDGAEACGFDLHDGDRPAWEMTGNYSTLLYIERVKQILRSHDHRTPLFLYLSLQAAHTPLQVPDHFLHHYDSQGNRLRRHYAAMLSCLDDGVGQVVQELRTSGLYQNSVLIYSSDNGGQPLSGGSNWPLRGGKGTYWEGGIRAVGFVHSPLLKRKGVVSKALIHVSDWYPTLLGLAGTLQTQRGLDGHDVWGTISEGLPCPRTEILFNIDPVSRRPGEPYYMALVLNGFGIWDTAVRAAIRAGDWKLLTGNVGDGDWIPPQALPGGPERWQRLEKRRNKLGKSVWLFNLSSDPYERFDMAEARPEVVKHLLIRLAEYNQTAVMARNPPDDPMAYPELHGGVWSPWMGLEGQERDSGKESGRKERMTKTKHCRVCKLKALFKKVGSRLQRNSLFI, encoded by the exons ATGAAGGGAGGcatctgctctgtgtttttcctggtGACTCGGGTGATCGTGCTCAGTGGCCTCGGCTGCCTGGGTGAACTCGAGTCTACAGATGATAGTGTCGGCACGGGGAAGACGCGAGAGCCCAGGCCCCCACACCTTATCTTTATAATGGTAGATGACCAGGGTTACGGAGACATTGGCTACCATGGCTCTGATATCCACACTCCTGTGCTGGACCAGCTGGCAGCAGAGGGGGTCAAACTTGAAAATTATTATGTCCAGCCAATCTGCTCACCTTCTCGCAGTCAACTCATGACAGGGCG CTACCAGATTCACACTGGCCTCCAGCATTCAATCATCCGACCACGTCAACCCCTCTGTCTGCCCCCTGACATTCCCACTCTACCAGAGCGCCTGATTGAAGCTGGATACGCCACACACATGGTGGGTAAATGGCACTTGGGCTTCTGCAGGCCGAGCTGCTTACCTACGGGACGCGGCTTTCAGAGTTTCCTGGGCACACTGACTGGCAGTGGGGATCATTTCTCCTATCAGAGCTGTGATGGGGCTGAAGCTTGTGGATTTGACCTGCATGATGGAGACAGACCTGCATGGGAGATGACTGGCAACTATTCCACTCTGCTCTACATAGAAAG AGTGAAGCAGATCCTGAGGAGCCATGACCACCGTACACCACTCTTCCTCTATCTGTCCCTTCAGGCTGCCCATACACCTTTACAGGTACCTGACCATTTTCTGCACCACTATGATTCTCAGGGCAATCGTCTCAGGCGCCACTACGCAGCCATGCTGAGCTGCCTGGATGACGGGGTTGGACAAGTGGTCCAGGAACTGAGGACTAGTGGGCTCTATCAAAACTCAGTACTGATCTATTCATCTGATAACGGTGGGCAGCCGCTCTCTGGGGGGAGCAACTGGCCGCTGAGAGGTGGCAAAGGGACCTACTGGGAAGGAGGCATCCGGGCTGTGGGCTTTGTCCACAGTCCCCTCCTGAAGAGGAAGGGTGTAGTCAGCAAGGCACTGATCCATGTTTCTGACTGGTATCCCACATTACTAGGGCTTGCTGGGACCCTACAGACCCAGCGTGGCCTAGACGGTCATGATGTGTGGGGGACCATCAGTGAGGGCCTACCCTGTCCTCGCACTGAAATCCTTTTCAACATAGACCCAGTCTCCAGGAGGCCTGGGGAGCCATATTACATGGCACTGGTGCTCAACGGCTTTGGGATCTGGGACACAGCAGTAAGAGCAGCAATAAGGGCGGGTGACTGGAAGCTGTTGACAGGAAATGTGGGTGATGGGGACTGGATACCACCACAAGCCCTTCCAGGTGGTCCAGAACGGTGGCAGCGACTCGAGAAGCGGCGTAATAAACTGGGAAAGTCAGTTTGGCTGTTTAATCTTTCCTCTGACCCCTATGAGAGGTTCGACATGGCAGAAGCACGTCCAGAGGTAGTGAAACATCTGCTGATCAGGCTGGCAGAGTACAACCAGACAGCTGTGATGGCCAGAAATCCACCAGATGATCCTATGGCTTACCCTGAGCTCCATGGTGGGGTATGGAGCCCCTGGATGGGCCTGGAGGGGCAAGAGCGGGATAGTGGAAAAGAGAGTGGCAGAAAAGAAAGGATGACAAAGACTAAGCACTGCAGAGTAtgcaaattaaaagccctctttAAGAAGGTGGGGTCACGCCTGCAGAGAAACTCTCTGTTCATCTAA